A stretch of Mesorhizobium sp. M2A.F.Ca.ET.046.03.2.1 DNA encodes these proteins:
- a CDS encoding helix-turn-helix transcriptional regulator — protein sequence MSAIDNFGMILKELRKVRGLTQDDLASRTGRSLDAVSQWERGVNWPSFETLIRLSEALDVPVENFFEQNTANRSGDRLKKEVEARLLLGDLTDGDLVVAVEQLRALAKRR from the coding sequence ATGTCTGCGATCGACAATTTCGGCATGATTCTGAAGGAGCTACGCAAGGTTCGTGGGCTGACGCAGGATGATCTTGCGTCTCGCACGGGCAGATCGCTTGACGCCGTTTCGCAGTGGGAGAGGGGTGTCAATTGGCCGAGTTTCGAAACCTTAATTCGACTCAGTGAAGCTCTCGATGTTCCGGTCGAGAACTTCTTCGAGCAGAACACGGCCAATCGGTCAGGCGATCGGCTCAAGAAAGAGGTTGAGGCGCGATTACTGCTGGGTGATTTGACCGACGGCGATCTCGTCGTAGCTGTCGAGCAGCTGCGCGCACTGGCAAAACGCCGCTAA
- a CDS encoding DUF4238 domain-containing protein: MSANKPNRHHFLPVFYLRQWAGADQKIVRFTRPYGDVVKPLRVHPDGAGYIEHLYAAQGLPDEARQDLETDFLSPVDSRAADALKALLAGNVLTQAQRNAWAGFIATLLFRMPNDITKFKENISQIWQMLIPGFEKIYNALPAQDQAGSFEEFFNGASKDILAGKAIEAARKLMGDEDVVRSLAALEWSVLTTDNAKHELLTSDRPVAHSYSLHHPESHLFVPIGPSRVFLAVRDRSLIAKIKAEGADKLVRVLNDFVVSNATVTVCGRTDSQLQFIQRRMGIETQPSLVSRLPEMQSAILADVMAVWESQSTLFAQALPEKLKGLERGGKS, translated from the coding sequence ATGTCTGCCAACAAGCCGAATAGGCACCATTTCTTGCCGGTTTTCTACCTGCGTCAGTGGGCAGGCGCTGACCAGAAGATCGTGCGCTTTACCCGGCCCTACGGTGACGTAGTGAAGCCGCTCCGTGTCCACCCCGACGGTGCGGGGTACATTGAGCATCTATACGCGGCGCAAGGCCTGCCTGACGAAGCAAGACAAGACCTGGAAACTGATTTTCTATCGCCAGTCGACAGCCGGGCAGCAGACGCGCTCAAGGCGCTGCTCGCCGGGAATGTTCTAACTCAAGCTCAGCGAAATGCGTGGGCAGGGTTCATCGCCACACTTCTTTTTCGGATGCCAAATGACATTACGAAGTTTAAGGAGAATATCTCGCAAATCTGGCAGATGCTCATCCCCGGATTCGAGAAAATATATAATGCGTTACCCGCCCAAGATCAGGCTGGGTCGTTCGAGGAATTCTTCAACGGTGCTAGCAAAGACATCCTGGCTGGCAAAGCGATCGAAGCAGCCCGTAAGCTCATGGGCGATGAAGACGTTGTCCGCAGCCTAGCGGCCTTGGAATGGTCGGTCCTGACGACGGACAACGCTAAACACGAACTTCTCACATCGGATCGGCCGGTAGCTCACTCTTATAGCCTGCATCATCCGGAGTCCCATCTGTTCGTGCCGATAGGACCTAGCAGGGTGTTTTTAGCGGTTAGGGACCGTTCGTTAATAGCGAAAATAAAAGCGGAAGGCGCGGACAAGCTTGTGCGGGTCCTCAACGACTTCGTTGTGTCGAATGCCACCGTCACGGTTTGCGGCCGCACGGACAGTCAATTGCAATTTATCCAGAGGCGAATGGGGATCGAAACGCAGCCGAGTTTGGTATCGCGGCTTCCAGAGATGCAAAGCGCAATTTTGGCGGACGTTATGGCGGTTTGGGAAAGCCAGTCCACTCTTTTTGCTCAAGCCCTTCCGGAGAAGCTCAAAGGGCTCGAACGGGGCGGAAAGAGCTAA
- a CDS encoding plasmid replication protein, CyRepA1 family, with the protein MEIFDDSAARDEQREPGRADIEGHVSNTQSRDGISWLTRKMRLSINRRLIDKNVLGIEGAFAFGFEPHQLDVMELLGNILEGYAYSAEFKGSRNNQNFRATDLLSVDIDGTMTLDQAVDDPFVAAHGTFIYTTVNHTQEKHRFRIGFALERTIEDGAEMRAAVRSLILRFGSDPTASEPARIFFGNRNAEVVWLNGGISNDLLDQLIQQGRGADQSDMDFARRASSRSSWPLPDDQQLVSAKGVTGTLNDFPRSESLYCPHHRDTHPSAFVIVNRNGQKGIHCKACAQSFWPAQATDKYDFYSFEAAARDVAKIRRPADNIDAFFDWSPGRQELSAAKIRFVEERYLDDFPISAGATFIKSPKGTGKTQMLKRVLQQEPGRFLLIGHRRTLIRSTCNKLGLDCYLTEDGQQSAVRQDRYGVCLDSLLKIKTDTPYDYILIDESEQVLAHFLSSTIAEKRIPVLHRFIHLISRAKKVVALDADLSWNSFLRICEWRQKAAVPGENTILINTFRKPRGTIHVVPTKQQLVGEVHRAVGAKKRCFVTANSRAAIERLEASLRKTYPDVALIVITSTTVKKLDDNVRAFLDDPRLESTKYQVVLASPSLGTGVDLSFEREQDHFDVVFGLFEPLVLTHFDCDQQLARVRSPKEVRVFIDPSRYGFETDIEAVTSDALHYEMMGHLIKGYSPEGQIEYHEWRHNDPLFRIAASVLSSQRASKNDLKTNFIEYVRRQGWEVKSVPSKGAVHHAGTAAWALGKKLTRANAIGRLMKAKSMSDEEFEQVSDTLKEDDFVDDDTRASFTRSFIERFYRYNISPELIDLDDNGHMRSKVMLFEQLIDKRFLELKVKMAFDVFSGESQSPGLIANRGTKGLFTTALLAKTPYYSLGEFNLDAECRTEDLAEFVEYVRKHAIPFETQFDRPVRTDLTEKPISQLKVVFDEIGLGLINTRTETIGGKKSYLYGIKKEHFDLMVDLAERRRNAGRCEKPSTSASS; encoded by the coding sequence GTGGAAATCTTCGACGATTCTGCCGCTCGTGACGAACAGCGAGAGCCGGGCCGCGCCGACATAGAGGGTCATGTCTCAAACACTCAAAGCCGAGACGGGATTAGCTGGCTAACGCGCAAAATGCGCTTGTCGATCAACCGCCGCCTGATCGACAAGAATGTCCTGGGAATCGAGGGGGCATTCGCGTTTGGATTTGAGCCACATCAGCTCGACGTGATGGAGCTTCTTGGCAACATCCTAGAGGGCTATGCGTACAGCGCTGAATTCAAGGGCTCCCGAAACAATCAGAATTTTAGGGCGACCGACCTGCTATCGGTCGACATTGATGGCACGATGACCCTTGATCAGGCGGTCGATGATCCGTTCGTCGCCGCGCATGGGACGTTCATCTACACTACGGTCAACCATACGCAGGAAAAACATCGTTTTAGGATCGGTTTCGCGCTGGAACGGACGATTGAAGACGGCGCGGAGATGCGCGCAGCGGTGCGCTCGTTGATACTTAGATTCGGAAGCGATCCCACTGCATCGGAGCCCGCGAGAATATTCTTCGGAAATCGGAATGCCGAGGTCGTGTGGTTGAATGGTGGCATCTCCAACGATCTGCTTGACCAACTGATTCAGCAAGGCCGCGGTGCAGACCAAAGCGATATGGATTTCGCCAGGCGTGCTTCGTCACGATCAAGCTGGCCGCTTCCCGATGACCAGCAGTTGGTCAGCGCAAAAGGTGTCACCGGGACCCTCAACGATTTTCCTCGGTCCGAGTCGCTGTACTGTCCGCATCACAGAGACACGCACCCGAGTGCATTCGTAATCGTCAATCGTAACGGCCAAAAAGGTATCCACTGCAAGGCATGCGCCCAGAGCTTTTGGCCGGCCCAGGCTACGGACAAATACGATTTCTATAGCTTCGAAGCCGCCGCTCGGGACGTAGCGAAAATCCGCCGCCCTGCCGACAATATTGACGCATTTTTCGATTGGTCACCCGGGAGACAGGAACTGTCGGCCGCAAAAATCAGGTTTGTCGAGGAGAGATATCTCGACGACTTCCCTATATCGGCCGGTGCGACGTTCATCAAAAGCCCCAAAGGAACGGGCAAAACGCAAATGCTGAAGCGCGTGCTCCAGCAGGAGCCCGGCAGGTTTCTACTGATCGGCCACCGACGGACATTGATTAGATCGACATGCAATAAGCTTGGCCTGGATTGCTACCTAACGGAGGATGGCCAGCAGTCCGCCGTTCGACAAGACCGCTATGGCGTGTGCCTAGATAGCCTGCTGAAAATAAAAACAGATACGCCTTACGACTACATCCTTATCGATGAGTCAGAGCAGGTGCTGGCGCACTTCCTCTCATCAACAATTGCCGAGAAGCGGATTCCCGTCCTTCACCGGTTCATACATCTTATATCACGTGCCAAGAAGGTCGTAGCACTCGATGCCGATCTGTCGTGGAACTCGTTCTTGCGCATATGCGAATGGCGTCAAAAAGCGGCGGTGCCTGGCGAGAACACGATCCTGATAAACACGTTTCGAAAACCTCGCGGAACGATCCACGTGGTTCCCACAAAACAGCAGCTTGTTGGAGAGGTTCACAGGGCAGTGGGCGCAAAAAAGAGGTGCTTCGTTACGGCGAATTCGCGCGCTGCAATTGAACGGCTCGAAGCCTCCCTTCGCAAGACCTACCCAGACGTCGCCCTAATCGTTATTACGTCTACGACGGTTAAGAAGCTCGACGACAATGTGCGGGCATTCCTTGATGATCCAAGGCTGGAATCCACGAAATATCAAGTTGTGTTGGCGTCTCCGTCCCTAGGGACCGGCGTGGACCTGTCGTTTGAGCGGGAGCAGGACCATTTTGACGTGGTTTTCGGGCTGTTTGAACCGCTGGTCCTTACGCATTTTGACTGCGATCAACAACTTGCCCGCGTCAGGTCACCCAAAGAAGTTAGGGTATTCATCGACCCTTCGAGATACGGCTTCGAAACCGATATCGAGGCTGTCACCTCCGATGCATTGCATTACGAGATGATGGGTCACTTGATAAAGGGATACAGCCCTGAGGGCCAGATCGAGTACCACGAATGGCGCCACAACGATCCGCTGTTTCGGATCGCTGCGTCAGTCCTATCTTCTCAAAGAGCTTCGAAGAACGACCTAAAAACGAATTTTATCGAGTATGTCCGTAGGCAGGGATGGGAGGTCAAATCCGTACCGAGCAAAGGCGCCGTTCATCACGCAGGCACTGCAGCTTGGGCATTGGGTAAAAAGTTGACTCGGGCCAACGCCATTGGACGGCTGATGAAAGCCAAATCCATGTCGGACGAGGAGTTCGAACAGGTTTCCGACACTTTGAAAGAGGACGATTTCGTCGACGATGACACGCGTGCCTCGTTTACCCGCTCATTCATCGAGCGGTTCTATCGTTACAATATCTCACCCGAACTGATCGATTTAGACGATAATGGCCATATGAGAAGTAAGGTTATGCTTTTCGAGCAGCTTATCGACAAAAGGTTCTTGGAGCTAAAAGTCAAGATGGCCTTCGATGTGTTTTCGGGCGAAAGCCAGTCACCCGGACTTATCGCCAATAGGGGAACGAAAGGATTATTCACAACGGCCCTTCTAGCGAAGACGCCATACTATTCTCTGGGAGAGTTCAACCTGGACGCGGAATGTCGCACTGAGGACCTGGCGGAGTTCGTTGAGTACGTCCGCAAGCACGCGATCCCATTCGAAACGCAGTTCGACCGACCTGTCAGGACCGACTTGACTGAAAAGCCGATAAGCCAATTGAAAGTGGTCTTCGACGAAATCGGCCTTGGCCTGATAAATACTCGTACGGAAACCATCGGCGGGAAGAAGTCATATCTCTACGGGATAAAGAAGGAACATTTCGACCTGATGGTCGATCTAGCAGAACGGCGGAGGAACGCTGGTCGCTGTGAGAAACCATCAACGTCGGCCAGCAGTTGA
- a CDS encoding helix-turn-helix transcriptional regulator: MDARIIKALACESRLKILDFLNWPELHFPDVPTARQTGLTNKLICGRLGISQESVSLHMRWLTEARLVSATKVGTRVFYKRNEPGIDEAVSSLCELLQRQG; the protein is encoded by the coding sequence ATGGACGCTCGCATCATCAAGGCGCTGGCCTGCGAAAGCAGGCTGAAGATCTTGGATTTTCTGAACTGGCCAGAGCTGCATTTCCCGGACGTGCCCACCGCTCGCCAGACCGGCCTGACGAACAAACTGATCTGCGGCAGGCTTGGTATCTCGCAAGAATCGGTCAGCCTGCACATGCGCTGGCTCACAGAGGCAAGGTTGGTTTCGGCGACGAAGGTTGGGACACGAGTTTTCTACAAGCGCAACGAGCCAGGAATTGACGAGGCTGTCAGTTCGCTGTGCGAACTCTTGCAAAGGCAGGGCTGA
- a CDS encoding MucR family transcriptional regulator gives MKEKALADETLNLIELTADIVSAYVSNNPVPVASLPDLIASVNSSLTKVGQPTEPETPAKAPAVNPKRSVLPDYIICLEDGKKFKSLKRHLGVHYGLTPDEYREKWGLARDYPMVAPNYAEQRSALAKASGLGRKPAVKSAKKASARRKV, from the coding sequence ATGAAGGAGAAAGCCTTGGCCGACGAGACCCTGAACCTGATCGAGCTAACCGCCGACATCGTGTCGGCCTACGTCAGCAACAACCCGGTGCCGGTTGCATCCCTTCCGGATCTAATCGCAAGCGTGAATTCGTCACTCACGAAGGTCGGGCAGCCGACCGAACCCGAGACGCCGGCCAAGGCTCCTGCGGTAAATCCGAAAAGATCGGTGCTCCCCGACTACATCATCTGCCTCGAGGACGGGAAGAAGTTCAAATCGCTGAAGCGACATCTCGGCGTGCACTACGGCCTGACGCCCGACGAGTACCGTGAGAAGTGGGGCTTGGCACGCGACTATCCGATGGTGGCGCCGAACTATGCGGAGCAGCGGTCAGCGTTGGCAAAGGCGAGCGGGCTTGGGCGGAAGCCGGCCGTCAAATCAGCCAAAAAGGCGTCGGCACGGCGGAAGGTTTAA